The sequence below is a genomic window from Fervidobacterium gondwanense DSM 13020.
CAGAGCAGTTATCACAATCGGAGGAAAAGAAACGGTTGGAAAAGGCTTAGTTGCACTGAAGGTGGTGAATGAACAATGAAGAAACTTGTACAAGAAGTTGTCAGTTGCGTAGAAGAGATTTATAAATGCAATGACCCAAAAAAGAAAGAAAAATACCTTAGTACTGTCAAAGGACTCGGAAGCATGATTATTCAAAACGGACTTTACGGAACAATTTTATTTCTATTAGTTAAAGGTCATGATGATGTCGTAAAACACCTTGATAGAGTTATCAAACTGCAAACTGGTGAAGAAAACTTCTCGGAAAAAGTTAAACGCGCAGAAGCACTTCAAAACCCACAATACTTCAAAATTCAGTATGCTGCACTTGAGGGGGTGAAATGGCTAAGACGATATGCTGACATATATCTCGGAGGTGAAGAAGATGGAAAATAGCCGAAACATAGCAAATAAAGGACTTTACTGGAATAAACTTGTCTACAAAGATAAACAATCTCTTGTATTGAGCTCCTCAGAAAACAAAGCCAGACTTGTATCAGATATTTTGTACATATTACAAAAACAGCAGAATGAAAAGGAAGTTATTGAACAACTTAAACAAAGACGTAATGAGGTTTCGAGCAAATTTTCAAAAGTTTTGGACAAAGTTTATACTATTCAAACAAAACTCCTTGTTGGAAGCGGTTTGCCATCACCAATAGAAGTTGGAATGACTTTTTCGAGAAACTATGGTATTCCAATCATTCCATCGACATCCATCAAAGGTACATTTGCAAATTATGTCCAATCAGAGAAAATCTTTGACGAAGAAACCTACAAAAGGCTATTTGGAACAGACCTAACAACAAAAGGAGAA
It includes:
- the cmr5 gene encoding type III-B CRISPR module-associated protein Cmr5, producing MKKLVQEVVSCVEEIYKCNDPKKKEKYLSTVKGLGSMIIQNGLYGTILFLLVKGHDDVVKHLDRVIKLQTGEENFSEKVKRAEALQNPQYFKIQYAALEGVKWLRRYADIYLGGEEDGK
- the cmr6 gene encoding type III-B CRISPR module RAMP protein Cmr6 — its product is MENSRNIANKGLYWNKLVYKDKQSLVLSSSENKARLVSDILYILQKQQNEKEVIEQLKQRRNEVSSKFSKVLDKVYTIQTKLLVGSGLPSPIEVGMTFSRNYGIPIIPSTSIKGTFANYVQSEKIFDEETYKRLFGTDLTTKGENIRGTLIFLDAIPDTAVKYTVDIVNNHFQPYYMETDNPPNDWYNPVPVQFIAVENTSYRFTILIENDSKLTKEEKEKIKLEFGKMLKLYGIGAKTNYGYGRFKD